One Mycobacteroides abscessus ATCC 19977 genomic window carries:
- the metX gene encoding homoserine O-acetyltransferase MetX: MTIEQQLPVPHIALPQGDEIAYVPIGSITLESGAVIDDVTIAVQSWGELSPRRDNVVFVCHALTADSHVVGPAGPDHITGGWWEGIIGPGAAIDTDHWCAVATNVLGGCRGTTGPTSLARDGKPWGSRFPEVSVRDQVNADVAALAQLGITEVAAVVGGSMGGARALEWAVMHPDAVRAALVLAVGARATGDQIGTQSTQIAAIQTDPDWQGGDYHGSGRSPGKGLNLARRIAHLTYRGEVELDTRFGNDPQVGPDGPEDPWADGRYAVQSYLEHQGNKFVRRFDAGSYVILTESLNRHDVGRGRGGVEKALRGCPVPVVVGGITSDRLYPLRLQEELADLLPGCTGLRVVESVHGHDAFLIEFDAVSELVRETLALAKATQAS; encoded by the coding sequence GTGACCATCGAACAGCAGCTTCCGGTCCCCCACATCGCCCTACCCCAGGGCGATGAGATCGCCTATGTACCAATAGGTTCGATCACTCTGGAAAGCGGTGCTGTGATCGACGACGTGACCATCGCGGTACAGAGCTGGGGCGAGCTCTCACCCCGGCGCGACAACGTGGTGTTCGTGTGCCACGCGCTCACCGCCGATTCTCATGTGGTCGGACCCGCCGGGCCCGACCACATCACCGGCGGCTGGTGGGAGGGGATCATCGGCCCGGGCGCGGCGATCGACACCGATCACTGGTGCGCCGTGGCCACCAATGTCCTGGGAGGCTGCCGAGGCACCACCGGCCCCACTTCCCTCGCCCGCGACGGCAAGCCCTGGGGTTCACGATTCCCCGAAGTCTCGGTGCGCGACCAGGTGAACGCCGACGTCGCCGCCCTCGCCCAGCTGGGCATCACCGAGGTCGCGGCCGTCGTCGGCGGTTCGATGGGCGGCGCCCGTGCGCTGGAATGGGCTGTGATGCATCCGGATGCGGTTCGTGCGGCCCTGGTACTGGCAGTGGGCGCGCGGGCCACCGGCGACCAGATCGGCACGCAGAGTACGCAGATCGCCGCCATCCAGACTGATCCGGACTGGCAGGGTGGCGACTACCACGGCAGCGGACGCAGCCCCGGGAAGGGACTGAATCTGGCCCGGCGGATCGCGCATCTGACCTACCGCGGCGAGGTCGAATTGGACACCCGGTTCGGCAACGACCCGCAGGTCGGCCCGGACGGCCCCGAAGACCCCTGGGCGGATGGCCGATACGCGGTGCAGAGCTACCTGGAACATCAGGGCAACAAGTTCGTTCGGCGCTTCGACGCGGGCAGCTACGTCATCCTGACCGAGTCGCTCAACCGCCACGACGTCGGTCGGGGCCGCGGCGGTGTGGAGAAGGCGCTACGCGGCTGCCCGGTCCCTGTCGTGGTCGGCGGTATCACCTCCGACCGGCTCTACCCGCTGCGACTGCAGGAGGAATTAGCGGACCTGCTGCCTGGTTGTACCGGCTTGCGGGTGGTCGAGTCGGTGCACGGCCATGACGCATTCCTCATCGAGTTCGACGCGGTGAGCGAGTTGGTGCGGGAAACGCTCGCACTGGCCAAGGCAACACAGGCTTCGTAA
- a CDS encoding NADH:flavin oxidoreductase has translation MGSDAAGIPDVLAPARLGPITLRNRTIKAATFEAASPDAFVTDDLIEYHRRPALGGVGMTTVAYCAVAPEGRTEYGQVWMREEAIPGLRRLTDAIHDTGAAVSAQIGHAGPVANARSNGSPALSPIRFFNPLGMKFARRASASDIDGVIAAHANAARLAIEAGFDAVEIHLGHGYFVSSFLSPLFNRRGDEYGGSLANRAKVARAVVQAVRKVAGSRLAVTAKLTMTDGIRGGIPIEESLQTATWLQEDGGLDALELTAGSSLVNPMYLFRGDVPIRELAKGFPKPMGWGVRLTGKKFFRSYPYHDAFLLEDARRFRAELDIPLILLGGITGGESMDLAMAEGFEFVAMGRALLADPDLVNRVAADRASHSRCTHCNQCMATIFSKTHCVLT, from the coding sequence ATGGGCAGTGACGCCGCAGGAATTCCCGACGTGCTGGCGCCCGCGCGGCTCGGTCCGATCACGCTGCGCAACCGGACGATCAAGGCCGCGACGTTTGAGGCCGCCTCCCCGGACGCCTTCGTCACCGACGATCTCATCGAGTATCACCGCAGGCCCGCGCTCGGCGGAGTCGGGATGACGACCGTGGCCTATTGCGCGGTCGCGCCCGAGGGACGTACCGAGTATGGGCAGGTATGGATGCGCGAAGAGGCCATCCCCGGGCTGCGCCGCCTCACCGATGCCATCCACGACACCGGCGCCGCCGTCTCGGCTCAGATCGGTCATGCCGGACCGGTGGCCAACGCACGGTCCAACGGATCCCCGGCCCTCTCCCCGATCCGGTTCTTCAATCCGCTGGGCATGAAATTCGCACGCCGCGCCAGCGCCTCCGATATCGACGGCGTCATCGCCGCCCACGCGAACGCGGCCCGGCTGGCAATTGAAGCGGGCTTCGATGCCGTCGAAATCCATTTGGGACACGGATATTTCGTGAGTTCGTTCCTGAGCCCGCTGTTCAACCGGCGCGGAGATGAGTACGGCGGATCGCTGGCCAACCGCGCCAAGGTAGCCCGCGCGGTGGTTCAAGCAGTACGCAAGGTTGCCGGCAGCCGCTTGGCCGTCACCGCCAAACTAACCATGACCGACGGCATCCGCGGCGGCATACCCATCGAGGAGTCTCTACAAACGGCCACCTGGCTACAGGAGGACGGTGGACTCGATGCCCTGGAATTGACCGCGGGCAGCTCCCTGGTCAATCCCATGTACCTGTTCCGTGGCGACGTGCCGATCCGCGAACTCGCCAAGGGCTTCCCCAAACCCATGGGTTGGGGCGTACGCCTGACCGGAAAGAAGTTCTTTCGGTCGTACCCCTATCACGACGCGTTCTTGCTCGAGGATGCCCGTCGGTTCCGCGCCGAACTGGACATACCGTTGATTCTGCTGGGCGGCATCACCGGTGGTGAATCGATGGACCTGGCCATGGCCGAGGGCTTCGAGTTCGTGGCCATGGGCCGCGCGCTACTCGCCGATCCCGACCTGGTGAATCGGGTGGCGGCCGACCGGGCATCTCATTCGCGGTGTACCCACTGCAATCAATGCATGGCAACGATTTTCAGCAAAACGCACTGCGTGCTCACCTAG
- a CDS encoding bifunctional methylenetetrahydrofolate dehydrogenase/methenyltetrahydrofolate cyclohydrolase, which produces MTATRLDGKATRDEIFVELATRAAALKAAGKTPGLGTILVGDDPGSHAYVRGKHADCAKVGLNSIRRDLPADIDQATLCATIDELNANPDCTGYIVQLPLPKHLDENEALERIDPDKDADGLHPTNLGRLVLGKEAPLPCTPRGIVYLLRRYDVKLDGAHVVVIGRGVTVGRPLGLLLTRRSENATVTLCHTGTRDLAALTRQADIIVAAAGVPHMVTADMVKPGAAVVDVGVSRVDDKLTGDVAEDVWDVAGYVSPNPGGVGPLTRAFLLTNVIERAERS; this is translated from the coding sequence GTGACGGCGACTCGACTTGATGGCAAGGCCACCCGCGATGAGATCTTTGTGGAGCTGGCCACTCGTGCCGCGGCGCTGAAGGCGGCGGGCAAGACACCGGGGCTGGGCACCATCCTGGTGGGTGACGACCCGGGTTCGCACGCCTATGTGCGCGGCAAGCACGCAGACTGCGCCAAGGTGGGCCTCAACTCGATCCGTCGTGATCTGCCCGCCGATATCGATCAGGCCACACTGTGCGCCACCATCGACGAGCTGAACGCCAACCCGGATTGCACCGGCTACATCGTGCAGCTGCCGCTGCCCAAGCATCTTGACGAGAACGAGGCGCTGGAGCGCATCGACCCGGACAAGGACGCCGACGGCCTGCACCCGACGAACCTGGGCCGGCTGGTGCTCGGCAAGGAGGCCCCGCTTCCCTGCACGCCCCGCGGGATCGTGTATCTGCTGCGTCGCTATGACGTGAAGCTCGACGGGGCACACGTCGTGGTGATCGGTCGCGGTGTCACGGTGGGGCGTCCACTCGGGCTGCTGCTGACCCGGCGCTCGGAGAACGCGACAGTCACCCTGTGCCACACCGGAACCCGTGATCTGGCCGCGCTGACCCGGCAGGCCGACATCATCGTGGCGGCCGCCGGTGTGCCGCACATGGTGACGGCGGACATGGTCAAGCCGGGTGCCGCGGTGGTCGACGTCGGCGTGAGCCGGGTCGACGACAAGCTAACCGGCGACGTGGCCGAGGATGTCTGGGACGTGGCCGGGTACGTCTCGCCCAACCCCGGCGGAGTCGGGCCGCTGACCCGGGCCTTCTTGCTCACCAATGTGATCGAGCGGGCGGAACGTTCGTGA
- a CDS encoding winged helix-turn-helix transcriptional regulator, with protein sequence MYPSSQPTDDWWGNLFDTQCPTRIVLDRIGDKWTVLVVAALADGPMRFTALRDRIGGVTGKVLTSTLRSMLRDGLVKRTAYATVPPKVEYQLTELGLSLREPIDQLRTWAERNVAHIVRNREAHDGDMPSTDTAIG encoded by the coding sequence ATGTATCCCTCGTCACAGCCCACGGATGACTGGTGGGGAAACCTGTTCGATACGCAGTGCCCTACCCGGATCGTGCTGGACAGGATCGGGGACAAGTGGACGGTCCTGGTGGTCGCGGCCCTTGCCGACGGACCCATGCGGTTCACTGCCCTACGAGATCGGATCGGCGGCGTCACCGGCAAGGTGCTTACCTCCACATTGCGTTCGATGCTCCGTGACGGGCTGGTGAAACGGACGGCCTATGCCACCGTCCCGCCGAAGGTGGAATACCAGCTGACCGAGTTGGGGCTGTCCCTGCGTGAGCCCATCGACCAACTACGGACGTGGGCGGAGCGCAATGTGGCCCACATCGTCCGCAATCGGGAAGCCCACGACGGGGACATGCCGTCGACAGACACAGCCATTGGGTGA
- a CDS encoding nitroreductase family protein has translation MTSLNLSADEVLTTTRSVRKRLDFDKPVERAVVEECLNIAMQAPTGSNHQGWHWVIVEDAEKKKAIADIYREGWNKYAKGAGATYAEGDTRAERKAKVVDSAGYLAENFERSPLFLIPCIEGRLDNLPVVGAASSWGSLLPAVWSFMLAARNRGLGSAWTTLHLMDDGEKRTADIVGIPFDKVTQGGLFPIAYTVGTDFRLAKRQPLADVLHWDTW, from the coding sequence ATGACCTCCCTGAATCTGTCGGCCGACGAAGTTCTGACCACCACTCGTTCGGTGCGTAAGCGCCTGGATTTCGATAAGCCCGTCGAGCGCGCGGTTGTTGAGGAATGTCTGAACATCGCGATGCAGGCACCAACGGGCTCCAACCACCAGGGCTGGCATTGGGTGATCGTGGAGGACGCCGAGAAGAAGAAGGCGATCGCCGACATCTACCGCGAGGGCTGGAACAAGTACGCCAAGGGGGCGGGAGCCACCTACGCCGAGGGGGATACCCGGGCAGAGCGCAAGGCGAAGGTCGTGGACTCCGCCGGTTATCTCGCCGAGAACTTCGAGCGCTCGCCGCTGTTCCTCATTCCCTGCATCGAGGGCCGCCTGGACAATCTGCCGGTGGTAGGCGCCGCGTCCTCGTGGGGTTCGCTGCTGCCCGCGGTGTGGAGCTTCATGCTTGCGGCGCGTAACCGCGGTCTGGGATCGGCCTGGACCACGCTGCATCTGATGGACGACGGTGAGAAGCGCACCGCCGACATCGTGGGTATCCCGTTCGACAAGGTCACCCAGGGTGGTTTGTTCCCCATCGCATACACCGTGGGTACCGACTTCCGGCTTGCCAAGCGTCAGCCACTCGCCGACGTCCTGCACTGGGACACGTGGTGA
- a CDS encoding DUF3017 domain-containing protein, translating to MTALQPGPRRLLPTALDAIQRFAREQWPILVVSAVFLAALGLVIADRWRRGALVVGIAVGIAAALRLVLTDDTAGLLAVRSKTFDVGALGAVAAAMVYLALTIDPLGTG from the coding sequence GTGACCGCCCTGCAACCCGGGCCGCGGCGTCTTCTCCCGACAGCGTTGGACGCGATCCAGCGGTTCGCCCGTGAGCAGTGGCCGATCCTGGTGGTCTCGGCGGTCTTTCTGGCGGCGCTGGGGCTGGTGATCGCCGATCGTTGGCGGCGCGGCGCGCTGGTCGTCGGCATCGCGGTCGGGATCGCGGCGGCACTGCGCTTGGTGCTGACCGACGACACTGCGGGTCTATTGGCGGTGCGCAGCAAGACCTTTGATGTCGGTGCGCTCGGTGCGGTGGCGGCGGCGATGGTCTACCTGGCGCTGACCATCGATCCGCTGGGTACCGGATAG
- a CDS encoding class I SAM-dependent methyltransferase, with amino-acid sequence MPDAQAEPSLSFGSQAAAYERGRPSYPPEAIDWLLPPGAHDVLDLGAGTGKLTTRLVERGLNVVAVDPLAEMLEVLSNSLPDTPALLGTAEEIPLPDNSVDAVLVAQAWHWVDPERAIPEVARVLRPGGRLGLVWNVRDERLGWVSDLGHIIGHENAADSADVGALPAPFTGQERHQVEWTNYLTPQALLDMVASRSYCITAPEAARKKTLQQVRELLATHPALAQSAGLALPYVTVSIRATLNR; translated from the coding sequence ATGCCGGACGCACAGGCAGAACCATCGCTTTCGTTCGGTTCGCAGGCAGCCGCCTACGAACGAGGCCGGCCCTCCTACCCGCCCGAGGCTATCGACTGGCTGCTGCCTCCCGGAGCACACGACGTCCTGGACCTGGGCGCAGGCACCGGCAAGCTCACCACCCGCCTGGTGGAACGCGGACTCAATGTCGTAGCGGTGGACCCCCTCGCGGAAATGCTTGAGGTGCTGAGCAACTCACTCCCCGACACGCCCGCGCTGCTGGGCACCGCTGAGGAGATTCCGCTGCCCGACAACAGCGTGGATGCCGTGCTCGTCGCGCAGGCCTGGCATTGGGTGGACCCCGAACGCGCCATCCCGGAGGTGGCGCGGGTACTACGTCCAGGCGGACGGCTGGGCCTGGTGTGGAATGTACGCGACGAACGCCTGGGATGGGTGTCCGATTTGGGACACATCATCGGTCACGAGAACGCGGCGGACTCGGCAGACGTGGGCGCCCTGCCCGCTCCATTCACCGGGCAGGAACGTCATCAGGTCGAGTGGACGAATTACCTTACCCCGCAAGCACTTCTGGACATGGTCGCCTCCCGCAGCTACTGCATCACCGCCCCCGAGGCAGCCCGGAAGAAGACTCTGCAACAGGTTCGGGAGCTCCTGGCGACCCATCCGGCCCTGGCGCAATCGGCAGGCCTGGCGCTGCCCTATGTCACGGTGAGTATTCGGGCGACCCTGAATCGGTAA
- a CDS encoding NAD(P)-dependent oxidoreductase: protein MKIAIFGATGMVGSRIAAELRSRGHQVTGYSRRGSDSTRAGTLTDGALVATVAAGHDAVVSAIGPSRSGEPHSEFIEAITAAAANLHGTRLFVVGGAGTLRVNGVRLVDSPEFPEPYRAEALAHAAALDTLEQTAQDVDWVYLSPAPLIEPGKRTGSYRVAGDAPAGQSISAEDYAVAVADELEHPAHRRERFTVAN, encoded by the coding sequence ATGAAGATCGCAATATTCGGAGCAACCGGAATGGTCGGCTCGCGCATCGCCGCCGAGCTACGCAGCCGCGGACACCAGGTGACCGGATACAGCCGCCGCGGTAGCGACTCCACGCGGGCAGGAACACTCACCGACGGCGCTCTGGTGGCAACGGTCGCCGCCGGACACGACGCCGTAGTTTCCGCGATTGGACCGAGCCGTTCCGGGGAACCGCACAGCGAATTCATCGAAGCAATCACCGCGGCCGCCGCCAACCTCCACGGCACCCGCCTGTTCGTCGTGGGCGGGGCAGGAACGCTCCGCGTCAACGGGGTACGCCTGGTCGACTCCCCCGAATTCCCCGAGCCATACCGCGCCGAAGCGCTGGCTCACGCCGCGGCGCTCGACACACTTGAGCAGACTGCGCAGGACGTGGACTGGGTCTACCTTTCCCCGGCGCCGCTCATCGAGCCGGGAAAACGCACGGGTTCATACCGCGTTGCAGGCGACGCCCCGGCCGGGCAGAGCATCTCGGCCGAGGATTATGCGGTCGCGGTCGCTGACGAACTCGAGCACCCGGCACACCGCCGTGAGCGTTTTACGGTCGCCAATTGA